The Syngnathoides biaculeatus isolate LvHL_M chromosome 6, ASM1980259v1, whole genome shotgun sequence genome has a window encoding:
- the nuak1b gene encoding NUAK family SNF1-like kinase 1 isoform X2 — protein sequence MGRDSDQSSVYPPLHPPSPEISSDSLQLITIYIVFENKDKIVIVMEYASKGELYDYISERRRLSERETRRFFRQIVSAVHHCHKNGVVHRDLKLENVLLDENCNIKIADFGLSNLYHKDKLLQTFCGSPLYASPEIVNGRPYRGPEVDSWALGVLLYTLVYGTMPFDGGDHKNLIRQISNGEYKEPTQSSDARGLIRWMLMVNPERRATVEDIANHWWVNWGWKNSVCDCDAQRDRGGSPMLARFIDWQNRTEPRGPSSKPTALPQLLRQRPKKYKKENVEEVGQKHGGGEDKPGLKRPKGILKTRVSGEQQSAGAEEGQTAGPEQAEGGGEASSPDREEEETPFGGGSPAKMVPTLPKKGILKNNQQRESGYYSSPERSESSELLGGASMTLLTTSPPKRAMGRKGILKRNGKYSTYSGPPSAAALAAAGALGESPPAADSGLTRSQSRPSSIVGEDGSNKAAEWHPSTPHLRSNIRACVSAENLLHLANFTGFQPASAALQGPKFGRGPRSKGSPQDNGSFSLLGDLEDMTQVYQQALDISSNLT from the exons atgggtcgtgacagcgaccagtccagtgtgtatcCCCCACTCCACCCGCCCTCACCTGAAATCAGCTCTGATAGCCTCCAGCTCATCACGATATATATCg TGTTTGAGAACAAAGACAAGATCGTGATCGTCATGGAGTACGCCAGCAAGGGCGAGCTGTACGACTACATCAGCGAACGGCGGCGCCTGAGCGAGCGGGAGACGCGACGCTTCTTCCGGCAGATCGTCTCCGCTGTGCACCATTGCCATAAG AATGGAGTGGTGCACAGGGATCTCAAACTGGAAAACGTGCTACTGGATGAAAACTGTAATATTAAg ATTGCTGACTTCGGCCTGTCCAACCTCTACCACAAAGACAAGCTGCTGCAAACTTTCTGCGGCAGCCCGCTCTACGCTTCGCCAGAAATCGTCAACGGGAGGCCGTACCGCGGGCCGGAG GTGGACAGCTGGGCACTGGGGGTGCTGTTGTACACGCTGGTGTACGGAACAATGCCATTTGACGGAGGCGACCACAAGAACCTCATTCGCCAAATTAGCAACGGTGAATACAAAGAGCCCACGCAATCCTCAG ATGCGCGGGGTTTGATCCGCTGGATGCTAATGGTGAACCCGGAGCGCCGAGCCACCGTGGAGGACATCGCCAATCACTGGTGGGTGAACTGGGGCTGGAAAAACAGCGTATGCGACTGCGACGCCCAGCGGGACCGGGGCGGCTCGCCCATGCTGGCCCGTTTCATCGACTGGCAGAACCGCACTGAGCCACGCGGTCCTTCCTCCAAGCCGACCGCCTTGCCCCAGCTACTGCGCCAGAGGCCCAAAAAATATAAGAAGGAAAATGTAGAGGAAGTGGGGCAGAAGCACGGTGGCGGCGAAGACAAACCAGGACTGAAGAGGCCCAAGGGCATCCTCAAGACCAGGGTGTCAGGGGAACAGCAGTCGGCCGGTGCGGAGGAGGGCCAGACGGCCGGGCCTGAGCAGGCAGAAGGCGGTGGCGAGGCCTCGAGTCCAGatcgagaagaagaagagacacCTTTTGGGGGAGGCTCACCGGCAAAGATGGTGCCCACCCTACCCAAAAAAGGCATCTTGAAGAACAACCAACAGCGGGAATCAGGGTACTACTCCTCCCCCGAGCGTAGCGAGTCCTCCGAGCTCCTGGGTGGAGCCAGCATGACTCTGCTTACCACCTCACCACCCAAGAGAGCCATGGGAAGAAAGGGCATTTTGAAACGCAACGGCAAGTACTCCACCTACAGCGGGCCCCCCTCGGCGGCGGCCTTGGCAGCCGCGGGAGCCCTCGGCGAGTCCCCTCCCGCCGCCGACTCGGGCCTAACTCGCAGTCAGAGTCGGCCGTCCAGCATCGTCGGGGAGGACGGCTCCAACAAGGCCGCCGAGTGGCACCCCTCCACGCCGCACTTGCGGTCCAACATTAGGGCGTGCGTGTCGGCCGAGAACCTGCTGCACCTGGCCAACTTCACGGGCTTCCAGCCGGCATCTGCCGCGCTCCAGGGCCCCAAATTTGGCCGCGGCCCCAGAAGTAAAGGCTCCCCGCAGGACAATGGCAGCTTTTCGTTGCTTGGGGACCTGGAGGACATGACTCAGGTGTACCAGCAAGCCCTGGACATCAGCAGCAACCTCACCTAA